The window GATTTAGCTAAGAAATGACAGGCAGCGAGACGTACCCTTCGTTGTCCTGACTCCGTGAACGGACACGGTCGCGGTTTGTGGTCTGTGGGCTTCCTCTCGGTCTCAGCATTCTCTTCCGTTGCTGAACTCCACAGTTGAAGGCATCCTTATCCCTCTCTGCAGCTCCTTCACCCTCCAAACACCCATCTTCAGGTTCCTTTTCACCGACTCTGCTGCGCTTTTCAGCTCTTTCGGCTTCAGAGTCAccctccctctctctcctttTGTCCTTTGACTCTCTTTCATCTCCCTCCGGTTCGTTCAGCTTCTTCTGCTCAGGTGCCACGTGTTCCTGTTCTGCAGGCTTGGAAGATGCTTCTCCCAACTCTTTCTCGTTCTGCGAAGCCTCTTTCTCAGTACCACCAGTCCGCGGCTCTCTTTTCACATGAtctttctccttctccttctccttatTCCTTTCTCGATCGTTCTGCTCCATCCTCTCTCGTTCCCACTTCTCTGTCTCTCTTCCAATCTCTCTCGGTTCGCTCGTTACACTACCAAAAGGCACAGACCCTCTGCGCTCACTTCTATCCTTGTCTCTGTCCCCCCACTCTCTATGCTTCAAATCTTTTCTCTTCTTGTCTTTGTCCTTGAACCTATCTTCTCCTTTTGCATCGACCTTGTTTTCTCCAAGCCCTTCTAAATGCGCTCCCTCCACAGGCGCTGATAAATCTTTAACCCCAACCTCCGTTGACCCTTGAGGGTTATTACCACGTGATACAACCCACGGCTCCACATTTGCGGTTGAGCCTTCAGCTCTCTTCCCTCTATGATAATCCTTCTGCTCCTTCCAAGGCAAGTGAGCATGCCCCTCCTTCTCCATCTTAACCTCACCCTTCTGGTCATTGTAACTCTGATTCTCCCTTGTATGACCCTTCCCACTAAAATCATCCCCTAGACGCTCAGGCTTAGCGTCCCTGTCACTCTTGGGACCTTGAACCTCCCTCTTCGTCTCACCGTATATCCCTCTCCCATCACTCCTAGAATAGCTTCCGGGATTACTCTCAAACTTAGCATCTCTCTCACCCTTGGGACCATGAATCTCCCTCTTACCCTCACCAtgtatctctctttctctcccatCACTCCTGTTATCTCTGCTCTCAACCTTAGCACCATCTCTCGCCTCCAACGTCACAGGAGGGTGAGTCAAATGAGGATCGCTTGAAGAACCAGTCACCGGCAGGGAGGGAGAGCGATAGACGCCGTGGAGAGGAGAGCGTCTCTCTCCTCCTCCATCTCTAGGCTCACTTCTCGGACCCTTGACGGTTCTTGACTCCACATCATAACCAGGAGAAGGAGCAGAAGCAGCAGCAGAAGCAAGTGGTGGTTGGTGAGAATGGGGATGAGGAATGGAGTGAAGGTGAGGCTGTTGTTGTTGATGGTGGTGGTGAGCCTGAGGAGGTGGTGGAGTAACGGGAAGGGGATGAGTTGATTTGTTAGGGTAAGAAGATCCTGAATCCTCGTGAGGGTACTTGGCTGATGAAGAAGCACCCTCTTCGTGAGATCTCTTCGGAACACCACTCATCACTCCTTAGATTCCACGAACCAATTGCAAATTCACTGCTCCTACAGACAAAATCGAACCTTAATTTACCAAATCTTGAATTGGTATCACCAGAACAAACCAATGGAGCCCTAAAATGAAACAGAGCTTATAAAAAGGAGAGACTTTTTACCGATTGAAAGTGAAGCAGAGCACGGATGAGCAAAACCCTTGTGTCGGAAAGTGAAAATGGCAGACTGATTTGGGGGCTTCTGCACCGTCTCTCTTCCTTTCTCTCCTTCGTTGCTTGCTTGTGTTGCTGGTTGATTTTAGACAAATGAGTTTAATCTTTGGTTCTCGTCTCGCACGAGA of the Brassica rapa cultivar Chiifu-401-42 chromosome A03, CAAS_Brap_v3.01, whole genome shotgun sequence genome contains:
- the LOC103855788 gene encoding neurofilament heavy polypeptide, giving the protein MSGVPKRSHEEGASSSAKYPHEDSGSSYPNKSTHPLPVTPPPPQAHHHHQQQQPHLHSIPHPHSHQPPLASAAASAPSPGYDVESRTVKGPRSEPRDGGGERRSPLHGVYRSPSLPVTGSSSDPHLTHPPVTLEARDGAKVESRDNRSDGREREIHGEGKREIHGPKGERDAKFESNPGSYSRSDGRGIYGETKREVQGPKSDRDAKPERLGDDFSGKGHTRENQSYNDQKGEVKMEKEGHAHLPWKEQKDYHRGKRAEGSTANVEPWVVSRGNNPQGSTEVGVKDLSAPVEGAHLEGLGENKVDAKGEDRFKDKDKKRKDLKHREWGDRDKDRSERRGSVPFGSVTSEPREIGRETEKWERERMEQNDRERNKEKEKEKDHVKREPRTGGTEKEASQNEKELGEASSKPAEQEHVAPEQKKLNEPEGDERESKDKRREREGDSEAERAEKRSRVGEKEPEDGCLEGEGAAERDKDAFNCGVQQRKRMLRPRGSPQTTNRDRVRSRSQDNEGVQGKPEVPVVVYKVGECMQELIKLWKEYESSHPDKSGDFASNGPTLEVRIPAEHVTATNRQVRGGQLWGTDIYTDDSDLVAVLMHTGYCRPTASPPPPSMQELRATIRVLPSQEYYTSKLRNNVRSRAWGAGIGCSYRVERCYILKKGGGTIELEPSLTHSSTVEPTLAPMAVERSMTTRAAASNALRQQRFVREVTIQYNLCNEPWIKYSISIVADKGLKKPLFTSARLKKGEVLYLETHSCRYELCFAGEKTMKAFQASQQQHSSQEAMEIDNNNNNKSQNHLPSNGDKTESDNSIIDVFRWSRCKKPLPQKLMRSIGFPLPPDHVEVLEENLDWEDVQWSQTGVWIAGKEYTLARVHFLAPN